Proteins encoded together in one Halalkaliarchaeum sp. AArc-CO window:
- a CDS encoding SRPBCC family protein has protein sequence MTVRVSRTFEFTSDPDDVWAFISDPDKRAAAISVVDSYEVHEDGSATWHVALPIPVISSTVTVETENLRMEPPNRVKFIGRSKALRVTGEHEIEPTETGCNLHNEFIVEGRLPGVERFFKRNLDEELSNLERALRAELDRIEEVDP, from the coding sequence ATGACCGTTCGCGTCTCCCGGACCTTCGAGTTCACTTCCGATCCCGACGATGTCTGGGCGTTCATCTCCGATCCAGACAAGCGCGCCGCCGCGATAAGCGTGGTCGACTCCTACGAAGTTCACGAGGACGGTTCGGCGACGTGGCACGTGGCGTTGCCGATCCCGGTGATCTCCTCGACGGTGACCGTCGAAACCGAGAACCTGCGGATGGAACCCCCGAACCGTGTGAAGTTCATCGGGCGGTCGAAAGCGCTCCGGGTGACCGGCGAACACGAGATCGAACCCACCGAAACCGGCTGTAATCTCCACAACGAGTTCATCGTCGAGGGGCGACTGCCCGGCGTCGAGCGGTTCTTCAAGCGGAACCTCGACGAGGAGCTGTCGAACCTGGAGCGGGCGCTGCGCGCCGAACTCGATCGAATCGAAGAGGTGGACCCGTGA
- a CDS encoding carbon-nitrogen family hydrolase, translated as MTVSLALCQLEIEPDEVARNLERALQRIEEAAANGADVVALPELFDAGYFAFDAYPRVAQGLEGARLGELADAAADHGIWLLSGSVVEDLSASAESGVDVPATDGYANTAVLFDPSGTRQLVYRKHHLFGYESAETRLLTPGERIDTADVGGFTVGVTTCYDLRFPELYRELVDLGATLVLVPSAWPYPRVEHWKTLSRARAVENLAYVATINGSGEFEEATLLGRSAVYDPWGTTVAAAGDEPATVTADVDPRRVREIREEFPSLRDRRR; from the coding sequence GTGACAGTCTCGCTCGCGCTGTGTCAACTCGAAATCGAACCGGACGAGGTGGCCAGGAACCTCGAACGCGCCCTACAGCGCATCGAGGAGGCGGCGGCAAACGGTGCGGACGTCGTCGCGCTTCCGGAGCTTTTCGACGCGGGCTACTTCGCGTTCGACGCCTATCCGCGGGTCGCCCAGGGGCTCGAGGGGGCCCGGCTGGGCGAACTCGCCGACGCGGCTGCAGATCACGGGATCTGGTTGCTGTCGGGTAGCGTCGTCGAAGATCTCTCTGCCTCCGCCGAGTCCGGGGTGGACGTGCCGGCGACGGACGGCTACGCGAACACGGCGGTGCTCTTCGATCCGTCCGGGACCCGGCAACTCGTCTATCGGAAACACCACCTGTTCGGGTACGAGTCGGCGGAAACCCGCCTGTTGACGCCTGGAGAACGCATCGACACGGCCGATGTCGGCGGGTTCACCGTCGGCGTGACGACGTGTTACGACCTCCGGTTCCCGGAACTGTACCGGGAACTCGTCGATCTGGGCGCGACGCTCGTACTGGTTCCCAGCGCGTGGCCGTACCCCCGTGTCGAACACTGGAAGACGCTGTCGCGGGCCCGCGCTGTGGAGAACCTCGCGTACGTGGCCACGATCAACGGATCCGGAGAGTTCGAGGAGGCGACGCTTCTGGGTCGGTCGGCGGTGTATGACCCGTGGGGAACCACGGTAGCGGCCGCCGGCGACGAGCCGGCGACGGTGACCGCCGACGTCGACCCCCGCCGAGTGAGGGAGATCCGCGAGGAGTTCCCGTCCCTCCGGGATCGACGTCGGTGA